A window from Flammeovirgaceae bacterium encodes these proteins:
- the sppA gene encoding signal peptide peptidase SppA, translating to MGFFKNFFASCLGSLVAILLAFLLGGMVFSYIISSGSKVTVGEGTVLYLDLEAPIVEQAVEDPLNQIIPGGLQPIGLLQLKEAIASAKADAKVKGIYLNTGSLLAGMATIEEVRQSLMDFKSSGKWVVAYAPAYTEGAYYLASVADKVYMNPSGQLELNGLSVDVVFYKGLLDKLEIKPQVFRVGDFKSAVEPFIRQDLSDENRLQLNAMVNGIYDEMLTKISGPRKIPKERLRELSDKMAVRTAGEAVSYGLVDSLYYEDQVRAEIRGRLGLGEDEDIAFMRYNTYRKSMPPSTSRNEIAVIIADGEIMPGKAENGVVGSATIVKELRKARANDRVKAIVMRINSPGGVYQAGDEMWREIVLATKEKPVIASMSDLAASGGYYMAMACDTIVAQPTTITGSIGVFSVIFDLSGFLQNKLGVTTDEVKTGEVGGLTVTRPLSDLEKAIWQKQTDEVYEIFTRKAAEGRHMAQDEIKKIASGRVWTGAQAKGNGLVDVLGGYNDAVELAAAKAHISGDYRTRYYPQPKSFLEQLTSDWEGEIKSRVLKNGMDEAYPFYQKWEKVKRYQGVQARVPYELKVR from the coding sequence ATGGGTTTTTTCAAAAATTTCTTTGCCTCTTGCCTGGGTTCCCTGGTTGCCATACTCCTGGCCTTCCTGCTGGGTGGAATGGTTTTCTCCTACATCATTTCAAGTGGAAGTAAGGTAACGGTAGGCGAGGGCACGGTATTGTACCTGGATTTGGAGGCCCCGATAGTGGAGCAGGCCGTAGAGGACCCCCTGAACCAAATAATACCAGGAGGGCTCCAGCCCATTGGCCTGCTTCAGTTGAAGGAGGCCATTGCCTCGGCAAAAGCCGATGCTAAGGTAAAGGGCATATACCTGAACACAGGTTCCTTGTTGGCGGGAATGGCCACCATTGAGGAGGTAAGGCAATCCCTTATGGATTTTAAAAGCTCCGGCAAATGGGTGGTTGCCTATGCGCCCGCCTATACCGAAGGTGCCTATTACCTGGCCAGCGTGGCCGACAAGGTGTATATGAACCCTTCCGGACAACTTGAGCTAAACGGGCTTTCCGTGGATGTGGTGTTTTATAAAGGACTGCTGGACAAGCTTGAAATAAAACCCCAGGTTTTCAGGGTAGGGGACTTCAAAAGTGCGGTGGAGCCCTTCATCAGGCAAGACCTTAGTGATGAAAACCGCCTGCAACTGAACGCTATGGTCAACGGGATATATGACGAAATGCTGACAAAAATATCCGGCCCGAGGAAAATCCCGAAAGAAAGGCTGAGGGAATTGTCGGACAAGATGGCGGTACGCACCGCAGGGGAGGCGGTATCCTACGGGCTGGTGGACTCCCTTTATTACGAAGACCAGGTGAGGGCGGAAATACGGGGCCGGCTGGGCCTGGGCGAGGACGAAGACATTGCGTTCATGCGGTATAATACCTACCGAAAAAGCATGCCCCCCTCCACCTCACGCAACGAAATAGCGGTGATTATTGCCGATGGCGAAATCATGCCGGGCAAGGCCGAAAATGGTGTGGTGGGGTCGGCCACGATTGTAAAGGAACTCAGGAAAGCCCGCGCCAATGACAGGGTAAAAGCCATTGTGATGCGCATCAACAGCCCCGGTGGCGTGTACCAGGCCGGGGACGAAATGTGGAGGGAAATAGTATTGGCCACAAAGGAAAAACCTGTAATCGCCTCCATGTCGGACCTGGCGGCTTCCGGGGGGTACTATATGGCAATGGCCTGCGATACCATAGTGGCCCAGCCTACCACCATTACCGGGTCTATCGGGGTGTTTAGCGTGATCTTTGACCTGAGTGGTTTTCTTCAAAACAAATTGGGCGTCACCACCGATGAGGTGAAGACCGGTGAGGTGGGCGGCCTCACCGTTACCCGGCCCCTTTCCGACTTGGAAAAGGCCATTTGGCAAAAGCAAACGGATGAAGTGTATGAAATTTTTACGCGCAAGGCCGCTGAAGGACGGCACATGGCCCAGGACGAGATCAAGAAAATTGCGTCCGGCAGGGTATGGACCGGGGCACAGGCAAAAGGCAACGGGCTGGTGGATGTGTTGGGGGGATATAATGATGCCGTGGAGTTGGCGGCTGCCAAAGCCCATATTAGCGGGGACTACCGCACCCGCTACTATCCACAGCCCAAAAGTTTTTTGGAGCAGCTTACCAGCGATTGGGAAGGTGAAATCAAATCCCGTGTACTAAAAAATGGGATGGACGAGGCGTACCCTTTCTATCAAAAATGGGAAAAGGTAAAACGCTACCAGGGCGTGCAGGCGCGCGTCCCTTACGAACTTAAGGTGCGCTAG
- a CDS encoding thiol-disulfide oxidoreductase DCC family protein → MGAPGTVVNAVVLFDGACNLCNGSVQFIIRHDSRAQFYFAPLQSPYGQAQLRKFGIPPMALNTLALIKGDRLYQRSNAVLEIARKLGGFLPALYLLKVIPTFLRDWVYNGVAKNRYRWFGRQDKCMVPSPSLKARFLDEAPVS, encoded by the coding sequence ATGGGTGCACCTGGTACGGTAGTCAATGCTGTCGTATTGTTTGATGGGGCATGCAACCTCTGCAATGGTTCGGTCCAATTTATAATCAGGCATGACAGTCGCGCCCAATTTTATTTTGCGCCACTGCAATCGCCATACGGGCAGGCCCAGTTGCGCAAGTTTGGGATACCCCCGATGGCATTAAACACCCTGGCGCTGATAAAAGGGGACCGCCTTTACCAACGGAGCAATGCCGTGCTTGAGATAGCCAGGAAGCTGGGTGGTTTTTTACCGGCCTTGTACCTCCTGAAGGTAATCCCCACCTTCCTTCGTGATTGGGTTTACAATGGGGTGGCCAAAAACCGGTACCGATGGTTTGGGCGACAGGACAAATGCATGGTCCCGTCACCTTCCCTAAAAGCACGCTTTCTGGACGAGGCCCCGGTTTCTTAA
- a CDS encoding gliding motility-associated C-terminal domain-containing protein, translating into MAKATHLRAGEITVQRLSCTGLTFRITITVYTNTGSDIKFGEGLLDFGDGSEPFVTPIVENTQRPDLGPEIAIVTFPINHTFAGPGKYVISYLEPNRNAGILNMVNSVETRFYLETEINIDPFLGCSNSPLLLVPPIDKACTGAAWFHNPGAYDPDGDSVSFEFAIPKKEKGQFVNGYRDPNAQEFYSLTGINYGTANEDQTGPPTFSIDSQTGTIIWDAPGSPGEYNIAFLIKEWRKIKGAWILLGYVTRDMQIIVEDCNNQRPELQVPADICVEAGTLINEDILGFDPDLDSVKIEAYSELFGLSPSPATYTPNPPSFQSTAGPGQAKLTFNWQTQCGHIKEQPYQVVFKISDKNTPSLASFQAWNITVVAPAPTWVDAQVDLGNRATDLTWAPYACPNAETVQIWRRVDQFAFTPPECVTGMPDFLGYTKIAEVAASESTYRDTNGGKGLAPGAAYCYRLVATFPFPGGGESYVSDEICIPPILADAPVITNVTVDKTSTTEGEITVKWRSPFDVDKVQFPPPYTYEVLRAEGFSSALQILKPHPGRVSDSTFTDTQLNTEETVYNYRIIAFDANNTRVDTSATASSVRLEAGSEFEQISLAWAADVPWSIQTQDYPMHLIYRGPLDATEAQLVLIDSVNVNEKQFSYVDAGQFNGVPLDNTQTYCYRVLTRGGYGNPQIDEPLLNYSQIVCAQPNDNEPPCAPQLEIIARNCDEFLATSSCDPKTFSNTLQWRRPEDPVCRADIRSYNIYIANRVGDPFEPYVTNVKDTFFVDSNLPSFARCYKVSAVDRSGNESELSEGFCFDNCPYYELPNVFSPNGDCYNASFKAFGEVVLDENSLDPCGEKRDIVDIRNKCARFVEKVDFTVFDRWGKELYTYTSGGERTIYINWDGKDNSGADVPGGVYFYSANVVFDVVDPSQKNKTYKGWVHLVR; encoded by the coding sequence ATGGCAAAGGCAACCCACCTGCGTGCGGGCGAAATCACCGTGCAGCGGCTGAGTTGCACAGGCCTCACCTTCAGGATCACGATCACCGTGTACACCAATACGGGTTCGGACATAAAATTTGGGGAAGGCCTGCTGGATTTTGGCGATGGCAGCGAACCTTTCGTCACGCCCATTGTGGAAAATACGCAGCGCCCAGACCTTGGGCCTGAGATCGCTATCGTGACGTTCCCCATCAACCATACTTTTGCGGGGCCAGGCAAATATGTGATCAGTTACCTGGAGCCCAACCGCAATGCCGGTATTTTAAATATGGTCAACTCCGTGGAGACAAGGTTTTACCTGGAAACGGAAATCAACATTGACCCATTCCTGGGATGCAGCAACTCCCCACTTTTGCTGGTGCCCCCGATAGACAAAGCCTGCACCGGTGCGGCCTGGTTCCACAACCCCGGTGCCTACGATCCTGATGGGGACAGCGTTTCCTTTGAATTTGCCATCCCCAAAAAAGAAAAAGGACAATTTGTGAACGGGTACCGCGACCCCAATGCCCAGGAATTTTACAGCCTCACCGGGATCAACTACGGCACGGCCAATGAAGACCAGACGGGACCGCCCACCTTTTCCATCGATAGCCAAACCGGGACCATTATATGGGACGCACCGGGCAGCCCCGGGGAGTACAATATCGCTTTCCTCATTAAAGAATGGAGAAAGATAAAGGGGGCGTGGATACTGCTGGGCTATGTGACCCGCGACATGCAAATAATAGTGGAGGACTGCAACAACCAGCGCCCAGAATTGCAGGTGCCTGCGGATATATGCGTGGAGGCCGGAACGTTGATCAATGAAGATATCCTCGGCTTCGACCCGGACCTTGACAGTGTGAAGATCGAAGCCTATTCCGAATTGTTTGGCCTCTCGCCTTCCCCCGCCACCTATACGCCCAACCCACCCTCCTTTCAATCCACTGCCGGCCCGGGCCAGGCAAAGCTTACCTTCAATTGGCAAACCCAATGCGGGCATATTAAAGAACAGCCCTACCAGGTAGTGTTTAAAATTTCCGACAAAAACACCCCCAGCCTGGCCTCCTTTCAGGCCTGGAACATCACCGTGGTGGCGCCTGCCCCCACCTGGGTGGATGCCCAGGTGGACCTGGGCAACCGGGCGACAGACCTCACCTGGGCCCCGTACGCCTGCCCCAATGCCGAAACGGTCCAAATCTGGAGAAGGGTGGACCAGTTTGCCTTTACGCCCCCGGAGTGCGTGACGGGAATGCCCGATTTTCTCGGCTATACGAAAATCGCGGAGGTGGCGGCCTCAGAGTCCACTTACCGCGACACCAACGGTGGCAAGGGACTGGCGCCCGGGGCGGCCTATTGCTACCGCCTGGTGGCCACGTTTCCCTTTCCCGGGGGAGGGGAAAGTTATGTGTCCGATGAGATATGCATCCCACCGATTTTGGCAGATGCACCGGTCATTACCAACGTCACAGTAGACAAAACTTCTACTACGGAGGGCGAAATTACCGTGAAATGGCGTTCCCCTTTTGATGTGGACAAGGTGCAGTTCCCACCTCCTTATACCTACGAGGTGCTGAGGGCGGAAGGCTTCTCCAGTGCTTTGCAAATATTGAAGCCCCATCCAGGCCGTGTAAGCGATTCCACTTTTACTGACACCCAATTGAACACCGAAGAAACGGTGTACAACTATCGCATCATAGCTTTTGATGCCAACAATACCCGTGTGGACACCTCGGCCACGGCCTCGTCCGTGCGGCTTGAGGCAGGTTCCGAATTTGAGCAAATCTCTTTGGCATGGGCTGCCGATGTGCCGTGGAGCATTCAAACACAAGATTATCCCATGCACCTAATTTACAGGGGCCCCCTGGACGCCACAGAGGCCCAGTTGGTATTGATTGATAGTGTTAACGTAAACGAAAAGCAGTTTAGTTATGTGGATGCAGGGCAGTTCAACGGGGTGCCGCTGGACAATACCCAAACCTATTGCTACCGTGTGCTTACCCGTGGGGGCTACGGCAACCCGCAGATTGATGAACCCCTTTTGAACTATTCACAGATCGTTTGCGCGCAGCCCAATGACAATGAACCCCCTTGTGCCCCCCAACTGGAGATAATCGCGAGAAATTGCGATGAGTTTTTGGCCACCAGCTCCTGTGACCCCAAAACTTTTTCCAACACCTTGCAATGGCGAAGGCCCGAAGACCCCGTTTGCCGTGCCGATATCCGCAGTTACAACATTTATATTGCCAACCGGGTGGGCGATCCCTTTGAACCCTATGTGACCAATGTGAAAGACACGTTTTTTGTGGACTCCAACCTTCCTTCTTTTGCCAGGTGCTACAAGGTTTCCGCGGTGGACCGGTCGGGCAATGAAAGCGAACTGAGCGAGGGGTTTTGCTTTGACAATTGCCCTTACTATGAACTTCCCAATGTTTTTTCGCCCAATGGCGATTGCTACAACGCCAGTTTCAAGGCATTTGGCGAGGTGGTCTTGGACGAAAACTCCCTGGACCCCTGTGGTGAAAAGCGGGACATTGTGGACATAAGGAACAAGTGCGCACGCTTTGTTGAGAAAGTGGATTTTACCGTATTTGACCGGTGGGGAAAAGAGCTTTATACCTATACATCAGGTGGGGAGCGGACCATCTATATCAACTGGGATGGAAAGGACAACTCCGGTGCCGATGTGCCGGGAGGAGTTTATTTTTACTCGGCCAATGTGGTGTTTGATGTGGTGGACCCATCACAAAAAAACAAAACCTACAAAGGATGGGTGCACCTGGTACGGTAG
- a CDS encoding tetratricopeptide repeat-containing sensor histidine kinase, translating to MFIDQNYSINAHHSCSKDIIKYVRYPFVFFILCLGPIALMAQPAPKGIMDDLKTVGAAAQDSLYYEWFRAHYKDNDFDKAREYALRALVLSEKYKHPDFTAKACRALGLVFHKLEEFDSSKFYYYKGIEVAKKASQDKLLVYLANDFGRLYENLDVYDSALGYYNLSLEKAVAIGSKKDEAFALNNIGLVFYYMRNNTEALENLNAAVKIKRELDLKSLDISLMNIALIYNEQARYDEAIQLLKEVESKCSEGCDGYLLADLYFDLGYAYFKKDKLALAYDYLMKGYHWAKKSENKKVIAFSLYHFGLYQFDKGDYAQAQDYFDGALKLAEDMNLRRLKRDIYLANIRLYEKMNNLTKVVEFQNKYIATKDEIFNEQMASNLKEIQLDAQRKQSEVIIQQKDTVIERARLVSTLIGIISVLLVIVTLLIYRNYRISHRMKKNLEKEIEKRTGELVKSNADLMQMTQEYDQLVYRASHDIRGPLATLMGLTNIAKQDYEEPLRVRDYLGKIESTAHGLNQTLSQLMETNRIRNLPICIEEVDMGALVDEVYGSFKNLNHFPLISLRIEKGDWHKPLHSDKNLIGFVLTKLLENAFHYFASHKQEKYIKVSWQQAHGTTTIAVEDNGLGINDQAKEKIFQLFYVASDVHGTGLGLFLAQLAANRLGGRIVLARSSNPTIFKLTISTHLAKAGLEDMPRMTVAS from the coding sequence TTGTTTATTGACCAAAACTATAGCATAAACGCCCACCATTCTTGTAGCAAAGACATCATTAAATACGTGCGTTATCCATTTGTTTTTTTTATCCTGTGCCTGGGCCCTATTGCCCTGATGGCCCAACCTGCCCCCAAGGGCATAATGGACGACCTGAAAACCGTTGGGGCTGCAGCCCAGGACAGTCTTTATTATGAATGGTTCAGGGCCCATTACAAAGACAACGATTTTGATAAAGCCAGGGAATACGCCCTGAGGGCACTGGTGCTAAGCGAAAAATACAAGCACCCCGATTTCACGGCCAAGGCCTGCCGGGCACTAGGCCTGGTATTTCATAAACTGGAGGAATTTGACTCTTCAAAATTCTATTACTACAAAGGTATTGAGGTGGCCAAAAAGGCCTCCCAGGATAAGTTGCTGGTTTACCTGGCCAATGATTTTGGGCGCCTGTACGAAAACCTTGATGTTTATGACAGTGCCCTGGGGTATTACAATTTGTCCTTGGAGAAGGCCGTAGCCATTGGTTCAAAAAAGGACGAGGCTTTTGCGTTAAATAACATCGGCCTTGTTTTTTATTATATGCGAAACAATACGGAGGCCCTTGAAAACCTAAATGCCGCGGTTAAAATAAAAAGGGAGTTGGATCTTAAATCCCTGGACATAAGTTTAATGAACATTGCCTTGATTTATAATGAGCAGGCAAGGTATGACGAGGCCATTCAACTCTTAAAAGAGGTTGAATCCAAATGTTCGGAGGGATGTGATGGCTACCTGTTGGCGGACTTATACTTTGATTTGGGCTATGCCTATTTTAAGAAAGACAAGTTGGCCCTGGCATACGATTATTTAATGAAAGGGTATCATTGGGCCAAAAAATCCGAAAACAAAAAAGTCATCGCCTTCAGCTTATACCATTTTGGTTTATATCAATTTGATAAGGGGGACTATGCACAGGCCCAGGATTATTTTGACGGGGCATTGAAATTGGCCGAAGACATGAACCTCAGGCGCCTGAAGCGGGACATCTACCTGGCCAATATTAGGCTGTACGAAAAGATGAACAATTTGACCAAGGTGGTCGAATTTCAGAATAAATACATCGCCACCAAAGATGAGATTTTCAATGAGCAAATGGCCAGTAACCTAAAGGAAATCCAGTTGGATGCCCAACGGAAGCAATCGGAGGTCATCATCCAACAGAAGGATACCGTGATTGAAAGGGCACGCCTTGTCTCCACCCTGATCGGCATCATATCCGTCCTGCTGGTCATCGTTACCCTGCTGATCTACCGCAACTACCGCATCAGCCATCGGATGAAAAAAAACCTGGAAAAAGAAATTGAAAAGCGTACCGGGGAACTGGTAAAGAGCAATGCCGACCTTATGCAAATGACCCAGGAATACGACCAATTGGTGTACCGCGCTTCACATGATATACGTGGCCCGCTCGCCACCCTGATGGGCCTCACCAACATCGCCAAGCAGGATTATGAAGAGCCGTTGCGTGTGCGTGACTACCTAGGGAAAATAGAATCCACCGCACATGGGCTTAACCAAACCTTGAGCCAGTTGATGGAAACCAACCGCATACGCAACCTTCCCATTTGCATAGAAGAGGTGGACATGGGCGCCCTGGTGGACGAAGTGTACGGCTCCTTTAAAAACCTGAACCACTTTCCGCTCATATCCTTGCGCATTGAAAAGGGCGATTGGCACAAGCCGCTGCATTCCGACAAAAACCTGATTGGGTTCGTGCTTACCAAATTACTGGAGAATGCGTTCCATTATTTTGCCTCCCATAAACAGGAAAAATACATCAAGGTATCCTGGCAACAAGCGCACGGTACCACTACCATCGCGGTGGAGGACAATGGGCTGGGGATCAACGACCAGGCCAAGGAAAAGATATTCCAATTGTTTTACGTGGCCAGCGATGTCCACGGCACAGGCCTGGGGTTGTTCCTGGCCCAACTGGCCGCCAACCGGCTGGGCGGGAGGATCGTACTGGCACGCTCTTCCAACCCTACCATTTTCAAGCTTACCATCTCCACCCACCTCGCCAAAGCCGGCCTTGAGGACATGCCGAGGATGACGGTGGCCAGTTAG
- the fabD gene encoding ACP S-malonyltransferase yields the protein MNAYIFPGQGAQFVGMGKDLYENTSVRNIFDEANKILDFHITDIMFGGTADELKQTRVTQPAIFLHSVAVAKAAQDFNPDMVAGHSLGEFSALVANRTLSFEDGLKLVAKRAQAMQRACEINPSTMAAILGLDDAVVEEVCAGIDEVVVAANYNCPGQLVISGSMKGIEIACEKLKAAGAKRALPLQVGGAFHSPLMEPAREELAAAIDATNFNKPICPVYQNVNALPSTDVGTIKDNLNAQLTAPVRFAQSVRNMVKDGATAFIECGPGKVLQGLVKKISPEVEARSL from the coding sequence ATGAACGCGTATATTTTTCCGGGACAGGGGGCACAGTTTGTGGGCATGGGCAAAGACCTTTATGAAAACACATCGGTCAGGAATATTTTTGACGAAGCTAACAAAATCCTTGACTTCCATATTACCGACATCATGTTTGGGGGCACTGCCGATGAACTGAAACAAACCCGCGTCACGCAGCCTGCCATATTCCTTCATTCCGTGGCCGTGGCCAAGGCTGCGCAGGACTTCAACCCCGATATGGTTGCTGGCCATTCCCTGGGGGAGTTTTCCGCCCTGGTGGCCAATCGTACCCTTTCTTTTGAGGACGGGCTCAAGTTGGTGGCCAAACGCGCACAGGCCATGCAAAGGGCCTGTGAAATCAACCCGTCCACGATGGCGGCCATATTGGGCCTTGATGATGCGGTGGTGGAAGAAGTGTGTGCGGGCATTGATGAAGTGGTAGTGGCCGCCAATTATAATTGCCCGGGCCAGTTGGTGATATCCGGATCGATGAAGGGGATAGAAATAGCCTGTGAAAAATTAAAAGCCGCAGGGGCCAAGCGCGCACTGCCCCTGCAGGTGGGTGGCGCGTTCCATTCGCCACTGATGGAACCCGCCCGTGAGGAACTGGCCGCGGCCATCGATGCCACAAACTTTAACAAGCCCATTTGCCCTGTTTATCAAAATGTAAACGCATTACCGTCAACCGATGTAGGAACGATCAAGGACAACCTGAATGCACAATTGACCGCCCCGGTAAGGTTTGCCCAATCCGTCAGGAACATGGTAAAAGATGGCGCCACAGCGTTTATCGAATGCGGCCCTGGCAAGGTATTGCAGGGGTTGGTAAAAAAAATTTCCCCTGAGGTGGAGGCCAGGAGCCTTTAG
- a CDS encoding 1-acyl-sn-glycerol-3-phosphate acyltransferase — protein sequence MEIVEKKNKNIGYKPILDGIPNWPVYQLSKNRKEFLHEVTEKSIIRIKELRPTRKQLIDELEATVYREQNRMKRNRWRVDPPDENAFWAGIKNDLVELSSNGEDGALQKEDDILRKITKRYANEIAGNFKPSSYKFARAVIQFGFRRLLNGARVKKFGAIFRSKYTLRDKIHIVGKAKMLRKLARRGTVVMVPTHFSNLDSVLIGWVIHSLGLPAFLYGAGLNLFNIKIIAYFMNSLGAYKVDRRKKNLPYLETLKMYSNLALQKGAHSLFFPGGTRSRSGAIETRLRFGLLGTAVEAQRNLYLEKPNQGEEVRKIFVVPVALNYHFVLEAPDLIEDYLHVKGQDRYFPEQDNYGSLQLLKFMFKFFTKGSNISVSIGPALDVLGNYVDNEGNSLDAQGRVIDTRDYFISNDKVGVDLQREDEYTRMLGNKIVKEYHRINRAFASHLVAFVAFEMWMKKFPNLDLFSVLRLPEEDLEIEYVEFKKTFKRVRKEIYKLKDENKINYATHFKGKADQVIKHGLDNVGIFHLRRPLLMNKKGNIITHDLTVLYYYHNRLTGYDLEKFI from the coding sequence ATGGAGATTGTTGAAAAGAAGAACAAAAATATAGGATATAAGCCTATCCTTGATGGCATACCCAATTGGCCTGTTTACCAACTAAGCAAAAACAGGAAGGAATTTTTGCATGAAGTAACCGAGAAGTCCATCATTCGGATAAAAGAGTTGCGCCCCACCCGCAAGCAGCTCATCGATGAACTTGAGGCCACTGTTTACCGAGAGCAAAACCGCATGAAGCGCAACCGGTGGCGGGTGGACCCACCTGATGAAAATGCCTTTTGGGCAGGCATAAAAAACGACCTGGTGGAACTCAGCAGCAATGGTGAAGACGGGGCGCTGCAAAAAGAGGATGACATCCTAAGGAAAATCACCAAACGGTATGCCAATGAAATTGCCGGCAACTTCAAGCCCAGCTCCTACAAATTTGCAAGGGCGGTAATCCAATTTGGCTTCAGGCGGCTATTGAATGGGGCGCGCGTAAAAAAATTCGGGGCTATTTTCAGGAGCAAATACACCCTGCGCGACAAGATCCACATCGTAGGCAAGGCGAAAATGCTCCGTAAGCTGGCCAGGCGCGGCACCGTGGTAATGGTGCCCACGCACTTCAGCAACCTCGACTCCGTGCTCATCGGGTGGGTCATCCATTCTTTGGGGCTGCCTGCTTTTCTTTACGGGGCCGGGCTCAACCTTTTTAACATCAAGATCATTGCCTACTTTATGAACAGCCTGGGGGCATATAAAGTAGACCGGAGGAAAAAGAACCTGCCCTACCTGGAAACGCTCAAGATGTACTCCAACCTCGCCTTGCAAAAAGGTGCCCACAGCCTGTTTTTCCCGGGGGGCACCCGGTCACGGTCCGGGGCAATTGAAACACGGCTGCGGTTTGGGCTGCTGGGCACGGCAGTGGAAGCACAGCGAAACCTTTACCTGGAAAAGCCAAACCAGGGGGAAGAGGTGCGCAAAATTTTTGTGGTGCCGGTGGCCCTCAATTACCATTTTGTATTGGAGGCCCCTGACCTGATAGAGGATTACCTCCATGTAAAGGGGCAAGACCGCTACTTTCCGGAGCAGGACAACTACGGCAGCCTGCAACTGCTGAAGTTTATGTTCAAATTTTTCACCAAGGGCTCCAATATTTCCGTCTCCATTGGCCCTGCCCTGGACGTGTTGGGCAATTATGTGGACAATGAGGGCAACAGCCTGGATGCGCAAGGCCGAGTGATCGACACGCGGGACTATTTCATCTCAAACGACAAGGTGGGCGTGGACCTGCAGCGGGAGGATGAGTACACCCGCATGTTGGGCAACAAAATAGTGAAGGAATACCACCGTATCAACCGGGCCTTTGCCAGCCACCTGGTGGCCTTCGTGGCTTTTGAAATGTGGATGAAGAAATTCCCTAACCTGGACCTGTTCAGTGTGCTCCGGTTGCCTGAAGAAGACTTGGAAATTGAATATGTCGAGTTTAAAAAAACCTTTAAGCGCGTGCGCAAAGAGATTTACAAACTAAAAGACGAAAACAAAATCAACTACGCCACCCACTTCAAGGGGAAAGCAGACCAGGTCATCAAGCACGGCCTTGACAATGTGGGCATCTTCCACCTGAGGCGCCCCTTGTTGATGAACAAAAAAGGAAACATCATTACCCACGACCTTACTGTACTCTATTATTACCACAATCGACTGACGGGCTATGACCTTGAGAAATTTATCTGA
- the folK gene encoding 2-amino-4-hydroxy-6-hydroxymethyldihydropteridine diphosphokinase, giving the protein MLKTTYLLLGTNLGDRNENLAVARRHVEKKIGSIPALSQVYETAAWGKEGQPAFLNQVAMVKTNSSPHALLEGLQKIETLMGRERKEKWGPRIIDLDILFYENEIIHDECLTVPHPGIPWRRFTLLPLHDIAPNWVHPVLNKTIGQLLAECPDKLPAKPYTAP; this is encoded by the coding sequence ATGCTTAAAACCACTTACCTCCTGCTGGGGACCAACCTGGGCGACCGCAACGAAAACCTGGCAGTGGCACGCAGGCATGTTGAAAAAAAAATTGGCAGTATCCCTGCCTTGTCACAGGTTTACGAAACCGCGGCATGGGGAAAGGAAGGCCAACCGGCTTTCCTCAACCAGGTGGCCATGGTAAAAACAAACTCCAGCCCCCATGCACTGCTGGAAGGGCTTCAAAAGATTGAAACACTGATGGGAAGGGAACGAAAGGAAAAATGGGGGCCCCGCATCATCGACCTGGACATCCTGTTTTATGAAAATGAAATAATCCATGACGAGTGCCTGACCGTGCCCCACCCCGGCATTCCATGGCGAAGGTTCACATTGCTGCCCTTGCATGACATCGCGCCAAATTGGGTGCACCCCGTTTTAAACAAAACGATCGGGCAGTTACTGGCCGAGTGCCCCGACAAACTCCCGGCAAAACCCTATACGGCACCTTAG